One window from the genome of Pieris napi chromosome 3, ilPieNapi1.2, whole genome shotgun sequence encodes:
- the LOC125063438 gene encoding chymotrypsin-2-like, whose protein sequence is MSKSPKDLSILAGTNSKTKGGTRYKIDKFFKHKKYTSKPNKNDIALLRTAENIKFTDKVKPIEVATEDPKPGEKCKLSGWGFTTQNQRNRPDKLQWLDVRVISEKDCKTTFNHLRRFEKTDPITPNHICILNKKGEGGCQGDSGGSLVCNNKSSGVVSWNIPCAKGQLDVFTRTSKYTSWIKDTMDSNKP, encoded by the exons ATGAG taAATCTCCAAAAGATTTGTCCATTTTGGCGGGAACCAACTCAAAAACTAAGGGAGGCACTAGAtataaaattgacaaattctttaaacataaaaaatacacatcgAAACCCAATAAGAATGATATTGCTTTGTTGAGAACTGCTGAGAACATCAAATTTACAGACAAAGTTAAACCCATCGAAGTAGCAACCGAAGACCCCAAACCAGGAGAAAAGTGTAAATTATCTGGATGGGGATTCACTACC CAAAATCAGAGAAACAGACCCGACAAATTGCAATGGTTGGACGTAAGAGTTATATCTGAGAAAGATTGTAAAACTACGTTTAATCATTTACGACGCTTTGAAAAGACTGACCCTATTACTCCTAACCACATCTGTATTCTCAACAAGAAAGGTGAAGGCGGTTGTCAG GGTGATTCTGGTGGATCATTGGTATGCAACAACAAATCAAGTGGTGTTGTCTCGTGGAATATTCCATGTGCCAAAGGCCAGCTTGATGTCTTCACGAGAACCAGTAAATACACCTCTTGGATTAAGGACACCATGGATTCCAATAAGCCTTAA